The Cervus canadensis isolate Bull #8, Minnesota chromosome 21, ASM1932006v1, whole genome shotgun sequence genomic interval ttactttaaaaatttattaatatttatttatttagctgcaccaagtcttagttgtgacatacaggatctttagttgtagcatgtgggctctcGCCcgaggcccccctgcattgggagtgcagagtcttagccactggaccagcagggaagtctctcaGATGGCAATATTTTTCTTACAAAGTCTTGGCAGACCCAGCAGGGGAGCTCCAAAGCAAAGAGCAGACTCTCAGATTTGCAGAGTTCTGCGCTGCGCAGAAACCGAACCAGCCAGGTCCCTGTGAGCCTGCAGTGCTGTCATGGCCCGGGGGCTCCTCGGGAGGATGGAGACCAGGCAGAGCCGGGAGGTGGCAGCAACCGGGGGCTGGCAGCCAACTGCGTCCTTTGCAGCCAAAAGGCAAGTTCTTTCTCTAAGGACGATCCTGCTGTATTCCCCATGGCAGACACTGTGACATCTGCAGGTAATCTTACAAGAAACCTATGAGGGCTAGGAAATGCCTGGAAAGCAGATTTAGGGAAGTGCCACACTAATGGCCTGACTCACACGCCCTTCTAGGACCGTTTATGTGGTGCTGTTATTCTTCAGGACACAGTCTCCCTGAGGCTCCTGGAAGACAAGGTCCAGGGAACCCTTTCCCTTAGGGAGCCCGGAGAGAGCCCGTGTGAACTGACACGGCACCTCTCTATTTATAAGATGTGTGGGTCAGTGAACAAAAGAGAACCCAAAGGTCTCTGAGTCCGTTTCCTACCAGCTCTGCAGTTCCAGACTTCCCAGGGCAGACTTGATCTCAACTGGCAACTtcagagtcagagaagaaaaaacaaaaaaacaaaaaacagcataGATCTGAGGATGCAGGGGTGTGCAAGGCCCTGATGATAACCAACGATGCCTCTACacactcattttcactttcatgccccTTTCCCACTCATGCACATCTGCCAGGACAGCCCACTGAACGTGCAGAGTTGCACACAGTGAAAACGTTTGCCTATGCCAAATGGACATTCACCCTTGAGTTCACTTAACAAAACCACGTGGACACACACTCCTCCTACCCTGACACAAGCTTGTGAGTTTACACTCTGCTATTCCAACCCACATTTGTGCACCCAGCATCAAGCTTTCAAAAAGTCCTTTGTGCTGCGTGCAGAgtaattccgtgttgcacatcagaagaaaaaaaaaaaaagtcctttgtgTGCGATGCTTACATGAACAAGAGACTATAACATTACATACAAAAGCCCCAACAACctacagaaacagaaatagacaatCATACAGACATTCAAAAACACAGAGATTTTAGGGTAAATTAAAATTATCTGGAGGCTGTGCCTGGAATGGCTTGAAGACATGCCTTGAAGGCTATTTCTCTCTTGGCTACAGATGCTAACACCCAGGGCTGGGGCGGAGCAGAACGCCTGATTCCCTAACCCAGAAGCACTTAGGGGATCATCTTAGCCATTCTCCAGCCTCCTGCAGAATGGACTAAAGCCATTAAGTCAGATGgtgagggggagagagcaatcataTCCTTGTATCCTGGAAAGGGGGTCGCACATTTCTATAGAGGAGCGGAGTGGGGGGAACAGGGGCCCAGACTCTGCTTGCTTGGGTTTAAATCCCAGCTTCGCCACTTTCtactgtgtgacttcaggcaagttaatcaacttctctgtgtctcattttcttcACCTATAAACATGGGGCTAATAATATTATCGAGAAAATGGGTTGCTGAGAGACTAGACCAGCCAATATTTGTGAAGTGCTGAGAATGGGCCTGCTACAGCAGAGCAAAGTGAGTATTGGTTTTTATTCTACTCCTGACAATTCTCCACCCTGGGGACTCCGGGGCTCCCAGGCTCCTTCCCCAGCAGCGCCCCTCCCAGTCTCCCTATACAAGCCTCCTTGCAGTCACCAGCTCCTAGCTTCCACTGGCAGGAACCGCTCTCTCCAGggtctttctccctcctccccttccctcttcctggtTCCTACAGATGAGATTGGTGGAGAGAGCAGTGGCTGTGTGTGGTAGGAATAGGAAGCCAggcagtcagttcccagtctcaGCTGCCTGCCTGGGGAGCTACCAGGCTCGATGTGCTTGGGGGACCACCCCTGTCTGCCCTGGGAATCAGGGCTTTCCCAAGGGCAAGGGCAGGGAGGTGCTGTAAGGTGAATTCTCGGTCAGCTACCTTCTGGTGCAAATATTTgtagggagatgggaggagacaGGCTTCTCCACTCGTCTgaagatacatatatatctagaatactggagtgggtagctgttcccttctccaggggatcttcctgacccagggatcgaacaggggtctcccacattgcaggcatattctttatattccgagtcaccggggaagcctatatatacatatacatatatatacatacatattttttcctctcAAGGCCCATAGCTCCGCCTCTCACCCTCCTGTTTGTAATTTTTCCCGAAGAAGAGAGAACCGTTATTCCTCCAAAGGACCGCCTTCTCTCGAACCCCGGCTCATCCTGTGGTCGCATCTCTCCAACACAGGAGGATTCATTTCCCGAGAGTCCACTCGGCGATCAGCGGGTTCCCAGGTGAACTGAAATCCAGAACTATTCTCATCTGGCCGCCCTGGGAGTCGGTTGCAGCGCTCTCGGTACAACCTGTTCCtccatcctctcccttccccttccaggCTGCGCCCAGCTCAGCTCCTCCCGCCCTCGCCCGGGGGCCCCAGATGCACCCTCGGGAAGACACCCGCGGTCTCGGTGCCCCGAGGggagggcgggaggaggaggggagggcgggagggaggcggggagccGCGCGGGGTGGAGGCCGGGCCTGCGGCTGAAGGTTGCCTCGGCTGGAAGGCGGCTTTTGGCTGCTTGGTAACGGGCTGCCAGAACCGAGAGAGGCAGAGCGCAGGGCAGCGGCTTCTTGACGTCAGGACCCAGCGAGGGGACCGCGCCAGCCACCCAGCCCGCCCCACAGCGGGGCCGGCCGCCGGCGGGAGAGGAGTCCGGCGCGGGGCGCCCTGCGGGTGAGGGGGGCGCGGGAACCGGTCCGCAGGGGCGCagcatgccccccacccccgggtcATGGAGATCGCCCTGGTGCCCCTGGAGAACGGCGGTGCCATGACCgtcaggggaggagaggaggcccGGACGACGGCGGGTCAGCTCCGCTGCTCGGCGACAGCCGCACTCAGCGATGGACCCAAGCGGCCGGCGCCCAGGAGGCGCAGCGGCGCGGAGAGGGGCGAAGACCCGGGAGGCCGGCCGTCGCCACCACCGCGCCAGGAGCTGCCCCAGGCTAGCCCGCGTCCTccggaggaagaggagggagaaggcgACCCCGCCCTGGGCGTGGCGGGGGACCAGGTGCTGGGCCCGGGGTCCCTCCATCACCAGCGCGTCCTCATCAACATCTCCGGGTTGCGCTTCGAGACGCAGCTGGGCACCCTGGCGCAGTTCCCCAACACGCTCCTGGGGGACCCGGCCAAGCGCCTGCGCTACTTCGACCCGCTGAGGAACGAGTACTTCTTCGACCGCAACCGGCCCAGCTTCGACGGCATCCTCTACTACTACCAGTCGGGGGGCCGGCTTCGCAGGCCGGTCAACGTCTCCCTGGACGTGTTCGCAGACGAGATCCGCTTCTACCAGCTGGGGGACGAGGCCATGGAGCGCTTTCGGGAGGACGAGGGCTTCAtcaaggaggaggagaagccccTGCCCCGCAACGAGTTCCAGCGCCAGGTGTGGCTGATTTTCGAGTACCCGGAGAGCTCGGGCTCTGCACGGGCCATCGCCATCGTCTCGGTCCTAGTCATCCTCATCTCCATCATCACCTTCTGCTTGGAGACGCTGCCCGAGTTCCGGGATGAACGCGAGCTGCTGCGCCATCCCCCGGCCCCTCACCAGCCCCCGGGACCCCACAGGGGGCCCAATGGCAGCGGGGCCGCAGCGCCCCCTTCCGGCCCCACGGTGGCGCCTCTCCTGCCCAGGACCCTGGCTGATCCCTTCTTCATCGTGGAGACCACTTGCGTCATCTGGTTCACCTTCGAGCTGCTAGTGCGGTTCTTCGCCTGCCCCAGCAAGGCCGAGTTCTCTCGGAACATCATGAACATCATCGACGTGGTGGCCATCTTCCCCTACTTCATCACCCTGGGCACCGAGCTGGTGGAGCAGCAGcagccggggggcgggggcggccagAACGGGCAGCAGGCCATGTCCCTGGCCATCCTCAGAGTGATCCGCCTGGTCCGTGTGTTCCGCATCTTCAAGCTGTCCCGCCACTCCAAGGGGCTGCAGATCTTGGGCAAGACGCTGCAGGCCTCCATGCGGGAGCTGGGCCTgctcatcttcttcctcttcattggggtcatcctcttctccagcgCTGTCTACTTCGCGGAGGCCGACAACCAGGAGACCCATTTCTCCAGCATCCCGGATGCCTTCTGGTGGGCGGTGGTCACCATGACTACGGTGGGCTATGGGGACATGAGGCCCGTCACCGTGGGGGGCAAGATCGTGGGCTCCCTATGTGCCATCGCTGGGGTCCTCACCATCGCCCTGCCCGTGCCGGTCATTGTCTCCAACTTCAACTACTTCTACCACCGGGAGACGGACCACGAGGAGCAGGCAGTCCTTAAGGAAGAACAGGGCAGTCAGAGCCAGGGGGCTGGACCCACCAGCGCAGGCCAGCGAAAGGCCAGCTGGAGCAAGGGGTCCCTCTGCAAGGCGTCAGGGTCCTTGGAAAATGCAGATGGCTCTCGAAGGGGCAGTTGCTCCCTGGAGAAGTGTAACCTCAAGGCCAAAAGCAACGTGGATTTGCGGAGATCGCTATATGCCCTCTGCCTGGACACCAGTCGGGAGACGGATTTGTAAGGGGGTCCCAGGAGGACAGCTGGCTGCAGGCTGGAGACAGCAGAGGCCTTCTGACCCTGGGGATCTACTTGACACCGCAGAGTATTTCAAGCCCACCCTGGTACCTGGGTCTGTTCCTTTTCTCTCActgctcccctcctgcctccccctccacCTTGATCCCctcatttttcctcttctttccatgACCCCAAGGGtcacctatttttaaaaactaccacATTCCATGACGCAGGAGCTGTTGAAATGGTGAGCGCTGTGAGATGGACGTCTTTGTAGCCAGTTTCCTACACCCAGCAGAGGGACAACCCAAacaaaaatgactttaaataGCCCAGATCTCCAGGGATTTTGTAAAACCCCTCCTCACATCCCTGTGCTCCAGATTTGCTTTACAGATGATTATATTTGTGTATAAggggaaatattatttttatggctggAGAGTGGATTTTTGTACCGCAGTTCAGATGGAGATATTTTCGATATATTTTCAAGACATGTGTTATATTTATGGAAGAGATGAGTTTTGTGATGTTCTCCCGCAATACTTACATTACAGCCGGAGACCCTGGTCCAGCCATTCTAGATCCTGTGTCAGTaagcctctctcttctctgagATGTAGTATCGGTGCTTTGTGTCTGAGGCAGGCAATGCTCTGGAAGAAAGGCAAGTCTAACTGTTTTCTGTGCGCCTTAATTCTTGTAACTTTCTTCAAAAAGCATTTTAATGATGTAGGAGGAAGACTTCTGATAATTCATCCTCTTGAATTTTTATCCcaggaaataaaatgttactcGATTAAGGCAAGTGTTAGTTTTTCTACAGCTGATGTatctttggaaatttaaaaaacaaaagtctgtTCCTCACTGTTTATGGTTCTGGAGTCAGAGCAGACTTGACTGGGGCGGAGGAGGACTTGGAAAGCTCATGGTTTGATCATTGACATCTCTTTGCTGGGTCCCCTCTGTGCCTTGAAGACAGAGGGGTGAATTCTGTTTGTCTCAAGTGATTAGAACACAGACACTCCCAGATGGCATTAGACCCAGCTGTCAGCAGGTCTAATGTGGGTGGAGTTAAAAGGCAAATGATGACCAGACCCtcgcctcctccctccctcctgcagcCCCACTGCTGTCTCCTGGGGCTGGGTTTCCCAGCCTTTGTCTGCAGGTTTTAAGCCCTACTTAACATGGTTGTCAGCTCTGAGAAACAAGCCTGGTTCTCCGGGATAGGAGACCTCTCCAAAAAAGTGTAGCCCTGGTGGGAAaatcacagacagaggaggcagcATCTTATTATTatattcccaccccacccccaacacccccACCAAACCATGGTGAAGTAGAGAAGGATGAATTGCCTTTGTGGcggatggaggcagagagagcCTGGAAGGGTTTGTTTGTCCACATTAAGGGCTGGTTTCTACAGATTGTAACCTTGCCCCGAGTAATCTCTAAATTCACAACAAATCCCTTTGTTCCCTTGTCATCAGATAATACTGACAAAACATCACAGCAGGTGTAACGCTGGCTGCAGTGTCTCTCTGGGCTTAGCTATCCACCAGGGGTTCCTGATtcctgctgttgtttttttttctgctgaaCAATCCAAAGACTGGTGGCTTGGTGTCCTCACCAGGGTAGACTGGTGGTCCACAACCACATGGCCCCCACGACCACAGCGAGCTTGATGGCTAGTTCTGGGGCACATTCAAGTTTGGGAGacggaggggaggaggaggatctAGGAGACTGATGTCTGAGGTTTGTGGATTTAAACAAGATGCCCACGCAGGAATAAAAGCCTGTCTGTGACCGCCTGGAGTCATTTCCAGCTGGGAACTGTGAACATCGCATcagagaaggaagcagaaggACTGTGCCCGGGGCTCTGTTGTTTCACATTACATGCAGAAATCAAGGAGAGTGAGCAGGGACACTCTGTTTATTTGTAATTTACAATCTTCCTAAAAGCAGGGCTTCTTGCCCGAGCTCTCCTCCACACCATCTCACCTCCAAGCCCTCTGTGGCTTCCCAACTGATGTGGTTTAATGCACCCCTCCTGGCTGGGATGGGGTCGTCCCTTCGGTTCCACTCTCCCTTGAAGATAAAAGAGAAGGCGCCGCCCTTGCCCTGAAGGCCGTTTCCTTTAGGCTTGAGCAACAAAGAGAATTGTGGCCACCCAGGCCTCAGATGAGTCCAGGTACCTGGCAGGTGTTGGTCCAAAGAGACAAAATGGCTCTTTAGATTGTCCGGTAAAAGGTACAAGCTTATACAAAACCTCGGGGATGGAGGGGGCGGAAATGAGAGCGCTGAGTGTCTCTATTTTGTGTGGGATGAGGGGGCATTGTCCACAGGTTTACGAAGGGGATGCAGGTGGCTCCAGAGGGACCCCGGTCCCCTTTTGCAGCCTCCCATCCCTTAGTGGTACCCATCCTGGGGCACTGGGAGGGCCCCCAAGGGCAGTGCAGGTATTTCAACCTGTCTGTCTTCTCAGTGCCTCTGTTGCTATGGTTCTGGAAACGGGTCCCCCAGTTTCACTCCCACCATCATGGTGGTTTCTCTGTTCACGTGATTGGCAGGAAAGGAGTGTGAATGTCACGTCTTACCCAGGTCACCTGAGGCAAGGAGGCCCCTTCctgtcctttctctccctccccttcactGCCGTCCTTGATTTTCCTTCCGGAGGAGATTAGATCTAGTAGTCCCGGCCAAACCTTTATCCAGATGTTGCTTCTTGGCTCCCGCAGCAGGAAGCCATCCCTGGGTTTATAATCTACCAGCCTTGGCagcctccaggcttcccaggtggcgctagtggtaaagaactcacctgccagtgcaggcaactcgagttcaatccctgagtaaggaagatctcctagaggagggcatggcagcccactccagtatccttgcctggagcatcccatggacagagttgcctggcgggttacagtccgtagggttgcaaagagctggacatgactgacgagGTTTAGCACGCACCCACTCAGCAGGGATGGACCGGTGTGGTGCCTTTACCAAAGGACAGCCGCTCTCCTGCAGAGCACGTGGCCCTGGTTTTTTACCACCTACTTTTTCTTCTCCTGCACATATGCTGGGTGAACCCTGATCAAGGACAGGTTCAGAAAGAAAAGTCTTAGGCTTTAAAGCCTCAGCTCCCTGACCTGCCCTGCCTGggggaaaatgaaacagaagaccAGCCCTTGAGAAATCTTCCTGTGGGGTTAGGCTGTGACTTATTCTCTTGTTGATGATGGGAGCACTTCCCGGTGGGGAGGAGCCAAAGCAAAGTGTCTCTCTGGGTGTTGGAGGGCCCTCTCCAGAGATGGCAGGCCATGTACATTGAGTGTGGCCCTGGCGTGCCCTCCTCTGGGCCTGACCTCAGCAGCACACATCTGCTCTACAGTTGCTCTGCATGCTGGGCATACTGGGACACGTGTTAAGATGCTGTCCTTGCCTTCATCTGCTTCCAGTCCCATTGGGGAGGCAATCAGCGTACAACAGATCAAGTCATGCAGGACAGGGCATGATCAAGTGCCTTCTACTGATTCCAAAATGAAGTGGGATGGGTCAGGAGTGGGAAGGCAAGGAGGAATAGAGAGAGATGGGCCTCCGGAGACTTTGAAGGGTAGCTGGGTGGAGAGAAGGGCATTTGGGCTGGGGGAAGTGGGTGGGAGGAGTGGGCTGGAGAATGGCCACCTTGTCCACATCCTCGTCGTGTGGGGATGGAGTCCAGGGTTGCAGACTGATGCCTCTCcccaggggaggagggcagggcaatcctctccagtattcttgcctgggacatcccacgaacagaggtacctggcgggctacagtccacagaatcgcaaagagtgggacatgattgaagtgacttagcacacacacacgcatgcctCTCCCCAGGAGAGGACCATAGTAGGAGTCCTGATTTTATCAATGGCAGAAGGACTCAGCAATTATTTAA includes:
- the KCNA5 gene encoding potassium voltage-gated channel subfamily A member 5; the protein is MEIALVPLENGGAMTVRGGEEARTTAGQLRCSATAALSDGPKRPAPRRRSGAERGEDPGGRPSPPPRQELPQASPRPPEEEEGEGDPALGVAGDQVLGPGSLHHQRVLINISGLRFETQLGTLAQFPNTLLGDPAKRLRYFDPLRNEYFFDRNRPSFDGILYYYQSGGRLRRPVNVSLDVFADEIRFYQLGDEAMERFREDEGFIKEEEKPLPRNEFQRQVWLIFEYPESSGSARAIAIVSVLVILISIITFCLETLPEFRDERELLRHPPAPHQPPGPHRGPNGSGAAAPPSGPTVAPLLPRTLADPFFIVETTCVIWFTFELLVRFFACPSKAEFSRNIMNIIDVVAIFPYFITLGTELVEQQQPGGGGGQNGQQAMSLAILRVIRLVRVFRIFKLSRHSKGLQILGKTLQASMRELGLLIFFLFIGVILFSSAVYFAEADNQETHFSSIPDAFWWAVVTMTTVGYGDMRPVTVGGKIVGSLCAIAGVLTIALPVPVIVSNFNYFYHRETDHEEQAVLKEEQGSQSQGAGPTSAGQRKASWSKGSLCKASGSLENADGSRRGSCSLEKCNLKAKSNVDLRRSLYALCLDTSRETDL